The genome window TCATGAACAGTGGCAATCCGAAATGGGCTGGAGTGTTTGCATTTTGCGGCCTTGCTGCATTTTTTGGAGCGGAGATACAGTCTTTATACATCCCTTTGGCAAAGCGGGATTTGATCCAGCTATTGTTGTTCATCAAAGTATTTTTGGCCTCAGCATTCTTTTTCTTCACTCGCAGATACTGGTATTCATGGCTGCGGCTGTAGGCCCGCCTTTCTTTGGAAAAGCCGTTTCCATGATTGGGACAGTTTGCTACAATCGAAAAAGGTGAGAAATTGAGGTGAATGGGATGGATAACAAGTGGAAGGTCCTGATTGGAATCCTGCTTGCGGCCATTTTTCTTGGAGGAGAAACAGCTGCACAGCTATTGGGAGTCAAAACCTATAGCATCGGGTACATACTTGGAGCACTCTCCTTTATCGGAGCAATTTTGCTGGGAGCACGCCGCACATAGGCGTGTTTTTTCATTCATCAAACACATGCTTTTGCAAGTTTCCGAATATTCATCACACAGAGCGGCAACTATGGTGTATAATGGGAGGAGAATTCTGAACAAACGCTCAGTCGAATTGTCAGACGTGCTTCCACTCCTACACTAAAGCGCTTTCAAGGGGGATCTGCAATGAATTTTGATTTGAACCAGGAACAGCTCATGCTGAAAAAAATGATTCGGGAATTTGCCGATGAAGTCGTGGCGCCAGGGGCAGATGAGCGTGACAAGACCAAGCAATTTCCGGTAGATGTGTTTAAGCAAATGGCTGAATTGAATTTGATGGGTCTGCCTTTTTCCGAGGAGTACGGTGGAGCTGGCGCAGACACCACGAGCTTTGCGATCGTCACGGAAGAGCTGAGTCGCGCATGCGGCTCGACGGGGATCACGTACTCTGCGCACATTTCTTTGGGCGGAGCGCCGCTCTCCCTGTTCGGAACGGAGGAGCAGAAGCGCACGTATTTGTCCAAGGTCTGCTCGGGTGAGAGCTTTGGCGCCTTCGGTTTGACCGAACCAAATGCGGGTTCAGATGCAGGCGGCACTAGAACCACCGCTTTGCTCGACGGGAACGAATGGGTTCTGAATGGATCGAAATGCTTCATTACCAATGCTTCGTACGCATCCTTTCTCGCTTTGACAGCAGTAACGGATAAGGAAAAGGGAGCGCGCGGAATCACGGCGTTTATCGTGCCGACGGACGCACCTGGCTTTACCGTTTTGGCGAATTACGAGAAGCTGGGCCTGCACAGCTCCAATACAACAGAGCTGGTGCTTGAGGACGTCAGAATCCCGGAAGAAAACGTGCTCGGCAAAACGGGTGAAGGCTTCAAGCAATTCTTGATCACACTTGACGGCGGCCGTATCGGCATTGGCGCAATGGCAGTGGGGATTGCTCAAGCCGCTTACGACAAAGCTTTGCAATACGCGAAGCAACGGACGGCATTCGGGAATTCCCTCAGCCAATTTCAGGCGATCCAGCACAAGCTGGCGGATATGGCGATGCAGATCGAGCTGGCACGGAATATGGTGTACAAGGCAGCCTGGCTCAAAGACAACGGCCGCAAGTTTACGAAGGAAGCAGCAATGGCGAAGCTGTACGCTTCAGAGGTCGCGATGTCGGCTACTCATCAGGCGATCCAGATTCACGGCGGGTACGGCTATATGCGCGAGTATCAGGTAGAGCGTTTTTTCCGCGATGCCCGCTTGCTGGAAATCGGAGAAGGCACATCAGAAATTTTGCGAAATGTCATCGCTCGCGAAATCGGCTGTTAAATCATTGTCAGAAAAGTCCCCGCTTTGCAAAAGCAGCGGGGATTTTGTCGTTCTTTGCCCGCGCTCTGTCAGGCATTTAGGATTGGGCAATCGCTCCCAAATAGGGTAGAATAGAGGGAACGGAAGGTGAAGAGACACATGACATTTGTTACAATTTCGAAGCGTCTGGAGACAATTGCCAGCTATTGCCCACAGGGAGCCCGCGTCGCCGACATCGGGTCGGATCATGCGTTATTGGCTTCTTATTTACTTTTAAAGGGGATTGCGTCGCACGTCATTGCAGGCGAGCTCAACGAAGGACCGTATCAAGCGGCTCTGAAGCAAATACATACCTTGCAAGCGCGAGATCGAGCTTCGGTACGAAAAGGAGACGGATTGGCCGTCCTGCAGCCTCGGGAAGTCGATGTGGTCTGCATCGCGGGGATGGGCGGACAACTGATTGCTTCTATTTTGGAAGCGGGAATCGACAAACTGGACGGAGTAAAGCGCCTCGTCCTGCAGCCAAACGTAGGTGAAGAGGTGGTTCGGCGTTGGTTCATGGATCACGGCTGGGAGCTGATTGCGGAGACCATTTTGGAAGAGGACGGGATTCTCTACGAAATACTGGTTGCTGAGCGAGGGAACCCTGTACGGCCATATGAAAACAAGGAGCGAACAAAGGAAGAGCTCCTCCGAATGGGTCCCTTCCTCTGGGAGCAGAAGCATCCTGCACTGATACTGAAATGGCTGAATGAACGGGAAAAGTGGGAAAAAGTGCTCGCGCAGCTGAGTCGCTCGGACAAGCCGGAAGCAGCGCAGCGAGTCCGAGAAATCAAAGCAGAAGTCGAATGGATAGATGAGGTGATTGCATGTTTGCGCACGGACAAACCGTAATTCAATATGTGGAACGGCTGGCTCCCAAGTCCCTCGCCATGGAGGGAGACAAAATCGGTCTTCATGTTGGGACTTTGCAAAAACAGGTTAAGAAAGTCATGATCGCACTCGATGTGTTGGAATCGGTGGTCGATGAAGCGATTGCTGAAGGAGTCGATCTGATTGTCGCGCACCATGCGGTCATTTACCGTCCGCTCAAGAACATTCGTACCGATCTGGCAGCCGGGCGGGTTTTTGAAAAGCTGATCAAGCATGACATCGCCGTATACACCGCACACACCAATCTCGATGTGGCAGTCGGGGGCATGAATGACTGGCTGGCGGAAGCAATCGGCTTGACCAAGGTCGATGTGCTGGATGTCCTGCAGCGGGATGCTTGGAAGAAGCTCGTCGTTTTCGTCCCAGTTAGCCACCGTGATGCCGTTTTCCAAGCGCTCTGTGAGGCTGGCGCTGGCTCGGTGGGGAACTACAGTCACTGCTCGTTCCAAACGGAAGGGACGGGGACGTTCTTGCCGGGTGACGGAACGAATCCGTTTATCGGGGCAGCGGGTAAGCTGGAGAAAGTGGAGGAAGTGAGACTGGAAATGGTTGTGCCAGCTTCCAGACAGTCTGCTGTCGTCAAGGCGATGCTGCAAGCCCATCCTTACGAAGAAGTGGCTTACGATCTCATTCCCCTCGAGCAATCCGGCCAGGCATTCGGCATTGGACGTATCGGGCATTTGCCTGAGCCGATGACATTGCGGGAGCTCTCTGAGCTGGTAAAAGAGCGCTTTTCTCTGAAAGGATTGCGCGTCGTCGGAGACCTGGAAGCACAGGTGAAAAAGGTTGCGGTAGTAGGCGGAGATGGCAGCTCGTTTGTTTCCAAAGCCATTTTCAAAGGGGCTGACGCATATCTGACAGGGGATATCGGTTATCATACCGCTCACGATGCCCAGGCAGAAGGGCTCTCCATTATTGACGCCGGCCACAATATCGAAAAGATCATGAAACAGAAGATGGCAGAATATCTCATCGAACAACTGAAAGCAATCGGCTACCAGACAGACGTCATTGCATCTGCTGTGCACACCGATCCGTTCCAATTTGTGTAGGTTTGTCAGTTGAAGTGTAGGAGGATTGCATGTGCAAAAACTATTACGAACGATTTCGTGTACGCTGCTGGCAGCCACACTGATGACCCCCGGTTTTGCCTCCGCGGCTGGGGGCTTCATGCCTTATGGGGATATCAGCAAGCATTGGGCCAAAACATCGATTATTCGCGGTGTTCAGGCTGGGCTTTTCGCAGCAGGAAGCAAGGCGCCTCTATTCTATCCGAATCGCGATATGACGAGAGCTGAATTCGTAGCATTACTGGATCGCTTGTACAACGGCGGACAGTATCAGCTGTATCCGCTGACCTTTCTCTCGGAGCATGCCGAGTGGAATCGCGGCGAAGGCTTTGAGGAGCCTTATCTTCCTTACAAAGACGTGGATCGGCTGACGTGGATGTACGCGCCTACCTTGCGTGTTTCCTATATCATGGAGCGGTTGTATGGTCCGGATGCGATCCAGCAAGTGTTTCCTGGGGAGCAGATGAAGCCGAACCAGCCGATCACCCATGAAGAAGCAGCCAAGCTCATGCAAATGTTCACGATGACGGGCGACAGCCAAAACGCGTGGGGAGAAGTGAGCGACTGGGGATGGATCGAGGGTGAGCGCACCGATTCTCTGAAACGGGGAGAAGCGGCCGTAGCAGCCGATCGTCTGATGACCTATCTGATGCAGGATACGATTCTGCCGCTGCTGGACTTTGATGGTTCGAAGTTTCCGATGGTTCCAGAGATTCAGGAGCTTTTTCCGCTTTTTGTGACGTATACCGATTCCAAGACGGCAGATGAAGAAACCTACGTCAATGCCGTGGAAGCCATTCGAAATCATGAAGATACGGATGAGACGTACGCTGCGCTAAGCAAACTGGCTGGAGGTTCTTTTTCCAATCAGATTGGCGTCCATTTTTATTTGAGCTGGAATCCTACCACGCCGTTGACGGACAATCTGGATGAAGCTTTTCGTGCGATCGATGCCTACTTCCAGGATAAGATCATCTTGCCGGATACTTTGCGTCTGTTGAGTGCAAATGTGTATGACATTGCTCTGCAATTAGGTGCATCCGATACGAGAGAGTACGACAAGGTATTGACCCGCCTTGGCGACTATGAGAAAAAGCTGAAGCAGGACACAAAAGAGTGGGAATCGCTGTCGATTTATTTGGGAGCGCTGGAGATCAAGGCTGGGCACACGGACAAGGCGCTGGAGCGATACGGCCAATTCGCATCCAAGCATCCGGAAGCATTGCTCAACTCCGCTTACTATTTGGTGCAGGAAGGACGTACGCAGGAAGCCGAGGCTCTCATTGCCGCGCAAAAGCCGAAAGCATCGGATGAGCGCATGGTTCAGCTCGTCAAGCTGCTCGGACATGAGATGACATCCATCAAGGATCAATCCTCCATCGCAACGGATTTGGCGTATACCTTGAACCATCTGGATCGAGCCTCGTCCTATCAAGTGAAAGGAGAGGCGTTCCTGAGCGGCTTCTCGTTTACCTACACGCAGGACGTGGATGGGCAAAGAAAGGCGAGCCGCACTTCTGGTTTTTATCAATCTCCGCAAAAGCTGGTTTCAGACAAGCTGGAGACATATACGGACGGACAGAAAAAAATTCAGTACACGTACGATACCAATAGACAAGCCTGGGACAAGCATCCTACCGATACGCTTGATTTTGTGCATGAATGGGTTGGTTCCCAGAGCATCCGGGATCGTCTCGCCAATCTCCACGCCCGCTACTACAAGCAATCATTTGGTCGCTACGACATTATTACGGAGTGGATTCCCGGATCTGCGCTTGAGGAAAAGGCGAAGAGCGTCACCCTTGGGCGCGGAAAGATTAAGAACGTTCCTCTCTATATGAATAAATACTACATTGACCGTACGAGCGACGAGCTGGTCATGCATGTTTGGCGCTATGAGGAGATCTACGATAGTAAGGAGTATGTCGCATATTCCGGCACGGATCATTACAACCTGGCAGCAAAAGTGAAAGTGTTCATCCCAGATGAAGTTCGGAAAGAGGTGACCCCATGAAACGGATGAGTCAATGGGCCTTAGCTGCTTTGCTACTCACGACAGCTATTCCCGTACAGGCAGCGGATCGACCTTACTTGGAAACCGAAGAAGTTTTTTCGCACGTCATGGAGAGTCATTTGAGCAAGCCGGCAGCACAGCAGCTGGTAAAGGGAGCTCTGCAAGGCATCAGCGAGCAAGCCGGTAAAAAGCAGCATCTGAATCTGACCGTCTCTCCAGAAGATGACACGCTGGGTGAGCTCGAGGAGCGCATGGCAGAATGGCAGACAAAGGGAAAATGGGACGATTTGACCATCAATACATGGGCGATCGACGGGATGCTGTCGACGCTCAATGATCCGCACAGCGTGTTCTTTACGTCGGATGAGCTGCGACTGTTTCAATCGGATGTGGAGAACCAGTTTGTCGGCTTTGGCTTCCGCATGCGCATGCAAAACAACGAGCTGATCCTGAGGGAGATCGTACCTGGCTCCCCGGCTGCTGCTACCTCTCTCAAGCGAGGCGATCAGTTGCTGAAGATCGGTGACATTTCCTTGGTTGGCAAGAGCTTTGAGGAAGCCTACGCATATCTGAAAGGATCGGAGGGCACCGAGGCCGTTCTCACGGCATATCGACCGTCCGAGAAGCGCGAGTTTCAAGTGAAGCTGAAACGGGCCATGCTTCAGCTGCCGGAAGCGGAAGGGCAACTGTTTTCCAAAGATTCCATTGGTTATATAAGTCTCGAAACATTCGGATCTGATGGAGCTATCCAAATGAGGGACAAGCTAGCGGAATTCGCTCGTACCGGACAGCACTTGAAAGGCCTGGTACTCGATTTGCGGGACAATGGGGGAGGGTATCTCTCGACTGCTCGGGATATCGCCAGCTTGTTTATGGAGGAAGGCTTGCTCATGTACACGACCAATCGGAACGGAGTGGAAGTGGAGACATGGGTGAGAAACGGAAATGATATCGGTGTTCCTGTGCGGATTTTGGTTAATGGCGGTACGGCTTCTGCGTCCGAGCTTTTGTCTGGCGCACTGCGGGATCATGGCATCGCCAAATTGGTCGGCACCAAAACATACGGGAAAGGCAGTGCACAGCAAGTCATTCCCTTATCCGATGGGGATGCGCTGAAGCTGACGCTGAACGAGTACTTTACTCCCAAGCATACGGTTGTAAACCATGTGGGATTGACTCCGGACATGGTGGTCGAGGATTACGCCGCACAGGTAGTAGAAGCCCTGCACTCGCTGGGCGTCAAGAATTGGGAGCTGAGCGATGAAAATGGCGATACGGAAATCAACGGAGTTCCGTTTCCGACAGTCGACCCGCTCTTCAAGCAA of Brevibacillus choshinensis contains these proteins:
- a CDS encoding tetratricopeptide repeat protein, producing MQKLLRTISCTLLAATLMTPGFASAAGGFMPYGDISKHWAKTSIIRGVQAGLFAAGSKAPLFYPNRDMTRAEFVALLDRLYNGGQYQLYPLTFLSEHAEWNRGEGFEEPYLPYKDVDRLTWMYAPTLRVSYIMERLYGPDAIQQVFPGEQMKPNQPITHEEAAKLMQMFTMTGDSQNAWGEVSDWGWIEGERTDSLKRGEAAVAADRLMTYLMQDTILPLLDFDGSKFPMVPEIQELFPLFVTYTDSKTADEETYVNAVEAIRNHEDTDETYAALSKLAGGSFSNQIGVHFYLSWNPTTPLTDNLDEAFRAIDAYFQDKIILPDTLRLLSANVYDIALQLGASDTREYDKVLTRLGDYEKKLKQDTKEWESLSIYLGALEIKAGHTDKALERYGQFASKHPEALLNSAYYLVQEGRTQEAEALIAAQKPKASDERMVQLVKLLGHEMTSIKDQSSIATDLAYTLNHLDRASSYQVKGEAFLSGFSFTYTQDVDGQRKASRTSGFYQSPQKLVSDKLETYTDGQKKIQYTYDTNRQAWDKHPTDTLDFVHEWVGSQSIRDRLANLHARYYKQSFGRYDIITEWIPGSALEEKAKSVTLGRGKIKNVPLYMNKYYIDRTSDELVMHVWRYEEIYDSKEYVAYSGTDHYNLAAKVKVFIPDEVRKEVTP
- a CDS encoding S41 family peptidase, whose translation is MKRMSQWALAALLLTTAIPVQAADRPYLETEEVFSHVMESHLSKPAAQQLVKGALQGISEQAGKKQHLNLTVSPEDDTLGELEERMAEWQTKGKWDDLTINTWAIDGMLSTLNDPHSVFFTSDELRLFQSDVENQFVGFGFRMRMQNNELILREIVPGSPAAATSLKRGDQLLKIGDISLVGKSFEEAYAYLKGSEGTEAVLTAYRPSEKREFQVKLKRAMLQLPEAEGQLFSKDSIGYISLETFGSDGAIQMRDKLAEFARTGQHLKGLVLDLRDNGGGYLSTARDIASLFMEEGLLMYTTNRNGVEVETWVRNGNDIGVPVRILVNGGTASASELLSGALRDHGIAKLVGTKTYGKGSAQQVIPLSDGDALKLTLNEYFTPKHTVVNHVGLTPDMVVEDYAAQVVEALHSLGVKNWELSDENGDTEINGVPFPTVDPLFKQGTDGLQIKAAVMQHLLGDSSVGEKDYVAIAPYLKSHPSLQLQSKNGVHTLTYHQI
- a CDS encoding Nif3-like dinuclear metal center hexameric protein → MFAHGQTVIQYVERLAPKSLAMEGDKIGLHVGTLQKQVKKVMIALDVLESVVDEAIAEGVDLIVAHHAVIYRPLKNIRTDLAAGRVFEKLIKHDIAVYTAHTNLDVAVGGMNDWLAEAIGLTKVDVLDVLQRDAWKKLVVFVPVSHRDAVFQALCEAGAGSVGNYSHCSFQTEGTGTFLPGDGTNPFIGAAGKLEKVEEVRLEMVVPASRQSAVVKAMLQAHPYEEVAYDLIPLEQSGQAFGIGRIGHLPEPMTLRELSELVKERFSLKGLRVVGDLEAQVKKVAVVGGDGSSFVSKAIFKGADAYLTGDIGYHTAHDAQAEGLSIIDAGHNIEKIMKQKMAEYLIEQLKAIGYQTDVIASAVHTDPFQFV
- a CDS encoding tRNA (adenine(22)-N(1))-methyltransferase, with product MTFVTISKRLETIASYCPQGARVADIGSDHALLASYLLLKGIASHVIAGELNEGPYQAALKQIHTLQARDRASVRKGDGLAVLQPREVDVVCIAGMGGQLIASILEAGIDKLDGVKRLVLQPNVGEEVVRRWFMDHGWELIAETILEEDGILYEILVAERGNPVRPYENKERTKEELLRMGPFLWEQKHPALILKWLNEREKWEKVLAQLSRSDKPEAAQRVREIKAEVEWIDEVIACLRTDKP
- a CDS encoding acyl-CoA dehydrogenase — its product is MNFDLNQEQLMLKKMIREFADEVVAPGADERDKTKQFPVDVFKQMAELNLMGLPFSEEYGGAGADTTSFAIVTEELSRACGSTGITYSAHISLGGAPLSLFGTEEQKRTYLSKVCSGESFGAFGLTEPNAGSDAGGTRTTALLDGNEWVLNGSKCFITNASYASFLALTAVTDKEKGARGITAFIVPTDAPGFTVLANYEKLGLHSSNTTELVLEDVRIPEENVLGKTGEGFKQFLITLDGGRIGIGAMAVGIAQAAYDKALQYAKQRTAFGNSLSQFQAIQHKLADMAMQIELARNMVYKAAWLKDNGRKFTKEAAMAKLYASEVAMSATHQAIQIHGGYGYMREYQVERFFRDARLLEIGEGTSEILRNVIAREIGC